The genomic region AGGAGTACCGGCCCTATCTGGACGCCCGTTTCCACCGGGAATTCGACGAGTTCCTCGCGGGGCAGGGCCGCCGCCGCGAGGAGATGACGCGGCTCGGCATCCGGAACGAGGCGTTCGCGAGCAAGTGGTTCCTGGACAACGAGGAGGGGCTGAAGGGCGGTTGGGACAGCGCGCAGCGGCTCAAGGAGCTGGACGGTGACGGCGTGGCGGCGGAGGTCGTCTTCCCGGACGCCGACGCGGTGGACAGCCGGACGGCCGCACCCTTCGGAGTGGGCCTCGGCCTCTCGGGCGACCAGGAACCGGAGTTGGGCATGGCGGGCGCGCAGGCGCACAACCGCTGGCTGGCCGACTTCGTGGGCGAGAACCCCGAACGCCACTGCGGGGTCGCCCTGTTGCCCATCACCGGTGAGGTCGTGAGGGTCGTCGCCGAGGTGTACCGCGCCAAGGAGTCGGGCCTCGGCGCCCTGATGATCCCCTCCATGTGGGTCGACAAGGAGCCGTACCACGACCGCCGTTACGACCCGGTGTGGGCCGCGGCGGCGGAGTGCGGGATGCCGGTGGTGACGCACTCCGGGGCGGCGCCCCGCCACGAGTACGGCGACCACCTCGGGATCTTTGTGAGCGAGGTGACCTGGTGGCCCGCCCGGCCGCTGTGGTTCCTGCTCTGGTCGGGTGTCTTCGAGCGCCACCCGGGGCTCAAGTTCGGTGTGGCGGAGTCCGGTTGCTGGTGGCTGCCGAACCTCCTGTGGTTCATGGACCGGCTGTACCTGGGCGCGCACGGCGGCAAGAAGCTGTCCCCCTTCGCGGAGTTGACGCGTCCGCCGCACGAGTACCTCGACCGCCAGGTCTTCGTCTGCGCGACCAACACCAAGCGGCGCGAACTCGCCCAGCGCTACGAGATCGGCGTCGACAACATCCTCTGGGGCAGCGACTTCCCGCATCCCGAGGGGACTTGGCCCGACACGCGCGCGTGGCTGTCGCGCACGTTCCACGACATCCCGGTGGCGGAGACACGCCGAATGCTGGGCCTGGCAGCGGCGGAGGTCTTCGGCTTCGACACCGGGAAACTGGCCCCGCTCGCCCGGCGCATCGGCCCGACACCGGCCGAACTCGGCCAGTCCGAGGACCAGTCGGCCGTCGAGGAGTCCTGGGCGCGCTCGCGAGAGGTGGGCCGGCACTGGCTGACGGACCACGACTTCCCGGTCCTGGGGGTGGCCCCGTGAACCAGAACCCCGTGAACCAGAACCCCGTGAACCAGAACCCCGTGGGCGAGAACCTCGTAAGTGACGACCGCTACACCGTCATCTCGGCCGACTGCCACGCGGGAGCCGATCTCCTCGACTACAAGCCGTACTTGGCGCGTCGGTTCCACGAGGAGTTCGACGCGTGGGCGGCCGCGTACGTCAATCCGTACGAGGACCTGATGGCCGACACGGCCGACAAGAACTGGAACTCGGAGCGGCGGCTCGCGGAACTGGAGCAGGACGGGATCGTCGCCGAGGTCGTCTTCCCGAACACCATCCCGCCGTTCTTTCCCTCGGGTTCGCTGATGGCGCCCGCGCCGACGGCCGAGGAGTTCGAGCGGCGCTGGGCGGGACTGCGGGCCCACAACCGCTGGCTGGCGGACTTCTGTTCGGCCGCCCCGGGCCGGCGGGCGGGCGTCTTCCAGATCCTCCTGAACGACGTCGAGGAGGCCGTGAAGGAGATCAGGTGGGCGGTCGGCGCGGGGCTGCGGGGCGGCCTGCTGCTGCCCGGCACGCCACCGGGCAGCGGACTGCCCGAGCTGTACTCGTCGGCGTACGACCCGATCTGGTCGGTCTGCGAGGAACTGGACGTGCCCGTGAACCACCACGCGGGCTCGGCCTCCCCACCACTCGGTGACGAGCCCGCCGCCCGGGCGGTCTTCATGGTGGAGACGACGTGGTTCTCGCACCGCGCGCTCTGGCACCTGATCTTCGGGGGCGCCTTCCGCCGCCACCCCGGCCTGAAACTGGTGCTGACCGAGCAGGGTTCGGGCTGGATACCCGGGGTGCTCGACATGCTGGACTACTACCACGGGCGCCTGGTCGCGGCGGCGACGAAGGCGGCCACGGCCGAGTCCAAGTTCGGTGCCGGGCTTGCCGCTTCGATGGGCAAGGGCCCCTCGGAGGTCTGGCGGGACAACTGCTTCGTCGGCGCCAGCTTCATGCGCCCGCACGAGGTGCCGCTCCGCGACCGCATCGGCCTCGACAAGATCATGTGGGGCAGCGACTACCCGCACGACGAGGGCACGTACCCGTACTCCAGGGAGGGCCTGCGGATCGCGTACGCGGGCCTTGAGCGCGAGGAGATCGCTGCGATGGCCGGCGGCAACGCGGCCCGTGTGTACGGCTTCGACCTGGACCTGCTGGACCCCATCGCGGCGAAGGCCGGTCCGACGGCGGCGGAGATCGCCGAACCGCTCACGAACCCTCCGGCGGACGCGACGAGTCCGGTGTTCGCGCGGGGAGGGTCGGTGCGGGTCTGGTGAACAGCCCGCAGCCGTACGGGACTTCACGCGGGGCTTCAGGGAGGGTGGAGCATCGGTCCCGCCCGCCGCCCACTGTCCGTGGCACGCGAACCCGGGAACCGTCAGGCCCCTCTGTGCCATCCTGACCTGCGCAGGTGGCGGACACGGGAAGGCGGCGGCATGGGGGAGAGCAGGCAGGCGCTGATCGTGGCGGTGCCTCAGTACGAACTCTCGGACCGCTTCGAGGACTTGACGGACACCGTCGGCCGGGACGTCGAGCTGATGACCGCGGCGCTGCGCTCCTCCGGCTACAGCGTGGAACTCATCGGCGTGTCCCCGCACGAGCCCGCCCTGCGCTCACGGATCCGCAGCACCATCAGCCGGGTGTGCGCCACCGCGCCGGGGGACAGCACCGTCCTCATCCACTTCACCGGGCACGGTCTCTCCGTCGGCAACGCCGACTATCTCGTGCCCGCGGACGCCCAGTTGACCTGGGCGACCTCGCCGCCGCAGGTCGCGATCGACAGCCTCATCGGACTCGACCTGGCGAAACTGCTCCAGGGCTGCCGCGCCGACACGGTGCTGCTCACCGTGGACGCCTGCCGCGACACGGCCGGTGCGGACGGTCCCTCGTACGGCGGCCCGACGACCAACTTCCCGGCCTGGCGCGACCGGGTCGCCGTCCTCTTCGGCTGCGGTCCGGGCCAGACGTGCGGCTCCGACGCGGAGAGCGGCAGCCACTTCTCACGGGCCCTCGCGGAGGCCCTGCACGCCGACACCGCGCCGCGCACCGTGGCGGACGTCATCACCCACACCGTGCGCAGGACCACCGAGTTCGCCCGGGCCGCTCGCGAGGAGCAGACGCCGACCCCGCACTACGCGCCGAGCGGTCCCGACGTCATCAACGACGTCGAACTCTGCGCCGGCCGCACCCTCCAGGAGGAGTGGACCCTGGCGGTCCGCGACCCGGAGCTGTGGGCGTCGGTCCAGTGCGGGGACGAACGCCGCGCCGAACTCCAGCAGGCCCTGGTCCGGTTGACGCAGGAGTGCGCCAAGTGGCGCGGCGGCGCCCTGGCCCATGTCCCCGACCCCTGGGCGGACGACAACTATCCCGTGCGGGTGCTGTCACGAGGACTCAGACCGCTCCTCGCGCCCTCGCAGACCCAGGGCGGACCGCTGCTCGACGCGGGCGAGTTCGCCCTGCTCGCCGCGGCGCCGTTCGTACGGGAGGCGATCTACGCGATGGGCATCAGGAGCGTCGCCACCATCGACCCCCTCCGGCTCGATCCCGCCATGGGCGACGCGGCACGCGATCCCGAACGCGTCGACCTGGAGCACACGTTCGCCGCGCACGCCCTGCTGCGGCGCAAGGGCCGGGAGCTGGCGGGACGCGGGCGCGCGGAGGACGCCGAAGCCGTCGCCGCCTGGCTCGTCCACCGGCACGTCAGCGGCAAGGAGGAGCTGTGGGACACGTACGCCCCCCAACTCCTCGCCCCGCTCGCCAAGGTGATGATCGGCGCCGACGCGGCCCCCGCCCGGCTCGGCGAACTCACCGACGAACTGGTACGGGTCTGCCGCCAGACCGCGGTCGCCCCCGCCCAGCCCTACCAGGGAGAGCGCGAGAGAGCCGACACCCGCTGGCGGCTGGACGAACTCGTGCGCCCGGACTCGACCGCGGAGCGCTGGCGACCCCGTGAACTGTCCTGGCTGATCGGTGTCGCGGGCCTGCTCGGAGGCGACCTGCGCCAGCTGCCCGGGGTCCTGGTGGACAACATCGGCATCACCGACGGCCTGAGCCCCGCCCAGGCCCTCCAGAGCATGCGAGAGCTGAGGTGGTCCCGGGACCGCCACAGCAAGGCCCTCGACCTCGACCTCCCCTGCCCCCATCCCGCGGTCCACGCGGCGCTGGAGGCACTGACCCAGTGGACCGACGACGCCGTGCAGCGGATCCGCGCCCACACCGCGCCGGCGGAGCCCGCCGAACTCCTCACCCACCTGCCCGAGCGGGTCACCTGCCGCAAGCTGCGCCCGCAGTACGACATCACGACCAGGAGCGACGCGTACGGAATGCCGCTGATGCGGTTCGCCCTCGCCGAGGACGAGATGCGCGAACTCCTCATGGGCACCCACCTGTACGGCGACCCCGCTCTCGCGCTGCGGGAGCTCTACCAGAACGCGCTCGACGCCTGCCGCTACCGGGAGGCCCGGGTGCGCTACGGGGAGCTCGGCCGGAAGATCGTCCGGAGCTGGGAGGGGGAGATCGTCTTCCGGCAGGGCGTCGACGACGAGGGTCGTCCCTATGTGGAGTGCGAGGACAACGGCGTCGGCATGGGGCACGAGACGCTGCGCGGCACCTTCTCGCGGGCCGGCCGCCGCTTCGAGCAGTCCCGCGAGTACCGACGGGAGCAGGCCAACTGGCGGCGGGCCGACCCGGACCTGAGGATCTACCCCAACAGCCGTTTCGGCGTGGGGGTGTTCAGCTACTTCATGCTGGCCGACGAGATCAGCATCTGGACCCGCGACACCGACGAGTACGGACGTGAGGACCCGTCCGGCGGGCTGCGCGTCGACATCGCCTCCAGCGGAAGCCTGTTCCGCATCCGCAAGAACGACGAGGCCCAGGCCAGGGGCGGCACGAAGGTGCGGCTCTATCTGCAGGCCGACGGCATCGACGTGGCCGGGGAACTCGGCAAGCACATCTGGCGGTCGGACTTCGCGATGCGCGTGGAGAACGAGGGCGAGACCGTCCGCACGTGGGAGAAGAAGGCCCTCTACTACTTCGGCGACCACACCCGGCCGGTGCCCGCGGGCAAGGACATGTGGTGGGTGGAGGGCAGGGGGTGCCTGCTGGCGGACGGGGTGCAGGTCGACGCGGGAGACATGCTCGGAGAGGAGGAGAGAACCGCCTACGCCTGGCTCCGGAAGGACCGTCGCGAGCCGTACGTCTACGATCCCGACGAACCGAACGGGCGCCGCCGGACCGACACATCTCCGTTCGGCTGCGTCGTGGATCTGCGGGAGAACCACGCGCCGGACATCAGCACCAACCGAACGAGGCTTCTCTCCTACGACCGGGCCTGGGTGGTCGATCGCATCCTGGAGTCCAGCGCGGACTTCGAGGCACCCGAGTGGATCACCATGGAGTGGCTCTGGGCGTTCGCCACCTGGCATCCGGAGGGAGCGGTACGCATCACGGAGCGGCTGCTCGCCGCCGACGCGCGCATCACCAGCAGGCTCGGCTGGGACCGGTCGACCGTCATCGAGTTCCGGAAGGTGGGGGTTTTCCCCCTCGATTCGGGTCTGGTGGCGCTCAAGAGGGAATACGGGGAGCCCGGGGCCCTCAGCTCCCTCAGCAGCAGGGAGGAGAGCCTGCTGGCATGGCGCGTCGGCGCACTGCGCTCCGTGGGCATCGAAATCGGCGTGCGGATGCGGGAGCTCGCGGTACCGGAGACGGTGGCAGGCTACCCAGGGCCGCAGGCATGGGAGGCGCGCCTCGGCAGGGATCAGGCGCGGGCGTTCGACGCCGTACGGCGGGCCGCTCTGGAGGACCGCTCGGACGAAATCCTGACTCTCGGAGATCTGTGGCGAAGGCTGCGACGCTATGCCATCGCGGGCCTGGAGATGCCCGCGGTGACCGGCTTCGACGCCGCTCACGCCATGACGCTCGACGCCACGGACTGCGTCCTGTTGATGGGACCACGCCGCTACTTCGGGGCACTTCTCGATCCGGACTTCGGCCGCGAGGAAGTGGATGTGCTGTCCGTGCTCAGCCGTTTCAGCACGCAGCACGGGCTTCCGATAGGCGAGGCATTGGGCAGGGCACGGCGCTTCGCGGCCGCGGGATTCCCACTGACGATCCCCGAGACGGTCGCCGAACCTCCCGAGACCCAGGTGGCCACACGGGAGGAACTCGCGGTGCTGGCCTGGCACTTCCGCTTCGTGCAGTCCGGGGAACCGCCCCGTGGGCGGGTTCCGTCCGTCGAAGACTACGAGGAGGTCCTGCGCCGGTATGCCTGGCTCGGCGTGACCCCTGTCGCACTGCCCGAACACGTCGAGGAGACCGGGCCCAAGGTCTCCCCGCCGCGTTCGCGATACTTCAGCCCGACGGAGGAGGCGCGCGAGGAGTTTCAGCGGAGTCTCGGGATGAGCTGGTTCGATGACATAAGCGAACTCTCACTGCGTCAACTGGCCCGCGCGTCCGGCATGCTGTCGCTGCCCGTCGACCGTGTCGTCGCGCGGTACGAGGGTGTCCTCACGGCTCAGTCGGTGCGGATTCCCGACTACGGAGATCTGGCCGACCGGGTCTTCAGCCGTCTCGACAGCGACCTGCTGGGTGCCGCGGTGCCGGGCTACTCGCGGGCCGGTGGAGGGGCCGCCTGCCCCGCTCCGTTGCTGGAGACGGCGTATGCCGTACGCAAGGTGCAGGAGACCGCTGAGCAGGTCGCGGAGAGCCTTCGCGGACTGGCGGCCGACGGTCTCGTGGACCCCGGGGCACCGGCTCTGGTCGAGCGCTGGCGTGACATCTCGCAGAGCGACTGGGACCTGCTCCCGGCGCCCGACCACCGGGGTAGGGGGCTGTACCGCTATCCCAAGGTGGGGGCGAGCATGGTGGTGGACGGTGAGATCCACGGCCCCTACGCGCTTCTGGCCGCGGCGCACGCCGGGATGCCCCTCGGCTCCGTGATCGCGCGGCTGCTGGCCGTGGGCCCTCTCGTCGGGCTCGCGGCGTCCGGTCCGGCGCTGCCTGCCTCCCTCGCCGAGGTACGCCCCACCACGGCGGACATCGAGGCGTGCTGCGTGCCGGACAGCGGCACACCGGACTGGTTCACGGACTCCGTCCCCGTCAGGCTGGTCCACCACGCTCTCTCCACGAGCGGCACCCTCGGCGAGAGCATGGCGGTCCTGAGCCGCTATGCCCCGCTGGGCGGTCCCTGGCGAGAACCCGCGGACGAGGGCCAAGGCCGGAGTGGTCACGGGGACGGCTTCGCCGACTGGCGGGAGCACCGGCCCACCCAGCACGACAAGGCGCTCTTCGACGCCGATCTGGTGGGTGCCCGTCCCGCGGGGCGGGCGCTCTTCGACGCCGATCTGGTGGGTGCCCGCCCCGCGGGGCCTCTCGAACTGCTGCGCGTCGCGGCCCGTTTCGGATGGCGGATCGACCACGCGTGGGACCGGCTGGCGGTCTACCGCCCGTTCGGGCTCGAACTGCTCGTGGAGCGCCCGGAGTTCGACGCGGTGCCGACCTGGCAGGACCTGATCCTCCTCACCGAGCACTACACGGGCTCGGCCCCGGCGCTCGGCGGGCAGGTCACGGCCGAGCGCATCGCCGTCACCGCGCGGGAGCTGGAGCAGCCGACCCGTTGGGTCCACGACCGGCTGGCGCTCTACGCCTCGCTGTTCGGCCTCGCGCTGCCGGCGGAATGCCCCGCCGAACCGGCCCCGACGCCGATACCCCGTCCCTACCGGGACCACACCGAGTGAGGAGTCCATGCCCGACCACGTACCGACCGACTTCCGTGAACACGAACCGGCCGTCCCGCCCACCGACACCTTCGCCGTCGTACGGTCCGAGGACGGCCGCTGGTACTCGGTGACCGGCCCGTGCCCGACGTGCAGGGCGACGGTGGTCTTCCGCGTCGCGTACGGGGTGCTGGGGCCGTCCAAGAGGCTCCTGGGCCGCGGTCGGCGTACGCCCGAGCCGCTCACGGGCACCATTCCCGTCTACTGCCAGTGCGGTTACCCCCACGCGGAGAAGCCCCCCGAGTCGCCCGACTCGGGATGCGGTGCCTTCTGGGAGGTCCCCGTGCCCCCGCCCGCCCCGGGGACGACCACGTGACGGACCTGGCCAAGAAGCGGTTCGCGCAGCTCGGCCAGCAGTTGCAGCTCGATCAGCTCACCGCCGTACGCCGGCAGGCCGAAGGGTGGCGCAACGGCCTGACCGGGCTCACCGGCCTGGTCGGTGTGGTCTTCGTGCTCAAGGGGCGGGAGAGCGTGGCCGGGATGCCCGCCGTGTGGCGCTGGACCACGGCGGCGCTGCTCGTCTCCGCGTTCGTCCTGCTGCTGATCGGGGCCCTCGGCGCCGTCCGGGCCGCGCACGGGCAGTTGGGGCAGCGGACCTGGCTGACCGGGGACCGGCTCTTCGCGGCCGTGCTGGACGAGGTCGAGCGGACCCAGGACGCCCTGACCGCCGCGCGCCGGTCCTCCGTCGTGGGACTGTGCGCGATCGTCGCCGCCATCGCGGTGTCCTGGGTCGTTCCGGTGGAAGAGAGCAAGGAGCCCGCCCCCGAGGTGCCGTACGTGCTGGTGGTGACCGTTGACGGCGCCCGCTGCGGTGAGCTCATGGCGGGCGACACCCGGACGCTGACCCTCAAGGTCGCCGGGCGGAGCGGGAAGTCCGGCGGGCGGACACCGGCGGCGAGCGGGTGGCGGAGCATCCCCTTGGATCAGGTGCGCTCCATCACACCCGTCCGCGGATGCTGACCGGCACGCCTCAGCGACGCCCGCGGCCGGGGAGTGAGATTCTCCGAGGATGAGCGACCAGGGACCCGCGAACGGAGCGGCGCACGACGAGACCCACGACGAGACCCACGACGAGGCCGACGCCGTGGTCCACGGTGAGAAGCACGACGAGGCTCACGGTGGGGCGCTCGCCTCGCGGCTGAACTGGCTGAGGGCCGCGGTGCTGGGTGCCAACGACGGGATCGTGTCCACCGCGGGCCTCGTCGTCGGCGTGGCCGGCGCCACGGACGACCGTGCCACGCTTCTGACGGCCGGGCTCGCGGGACTCCTCGCCGGATCCATGTCCATGGCCGCCGGGGAGTACGTCTCCGTGTCCACCCAACGGGACTCGGAGAAGGCGGCCCTGGCACTGGAACGACGTGAACTCCGCGACCAGCCCGAGGCGGAACTGGAGGAACTGACCGACCTCCTGGAGGAGCGGGGCCTGTCGCGGGACGTGGCCAGGGAAGCGGCGGAACAACTCACCGAACGGGACGCGCTCAAGGCCCACGCGCGCGTGGAGCTCGGCATCGACCCGGACGCGCTGACGAACCCGTGGCACGCGGCCTGGGCGAGCTTCTTCGCCTTCACGGCAGGGGCCCTGCTGCCCCTGCTGGCCATCGTGCTGCCGCCCGCAGACTGGCGACTCCCGGTCACTGTCGGGTCCGTGCTGGTCGCACTGGCCGTCACGGGATGGGGGAGCGCCCGGCTGGGCGCGGCGGAAGTACGACCGGCCGTGGCGCGGAACGCGGCGGGCGGGGCGCTGGCCATGGCGGTGACGTACGGG from Streptomyces sp. NBC_00878 harbors:
- a CDS encoding amidohydrolase family protein, translated to MGENLVSDDRYTVISADCHAGADLLDYKPYLARRFHEEFDAWAAAYVNPYEDLMADTADKNWNSERRLAELEQDGIVAEVVFPNTIPPFFPSGSLMAPAPTAEEFERRWAGLRAHNRWLADFCSAAPGRRAGVFQILLNDVEEAVKEIRWAVGAGLRGGLLLPGTPPGSGLPELYSSAYDPIWSVCEELDVPVNHHAGSASPPLGDEPAARAVFMVETTWFSHRALWHLIFGGAFRRHPGLKLVLTEQGSGWIPGVLDMLDYYHGRLVAAATKAATAESKFGAGLAASMGKGPSEVWRDNCFVGASFMRPHEVPLRDRIGLDKIMWGSDYPHDEGTYPYSREGLRIAYAGLEREEIAAMAGGNAARVYGFDLDLLDPIAAKAGPTAAEIAEPLTNPPADATSPVFARGGSVRVW
- a CDS encoding VIT family protein, yielding MSDQGPANGAAHDETHDETHDEADAVVHGEKHDEAHGGALASRLNWLRAAVLGANDGIVSTAGLVVGVAGATDDRATLLTAGLAGLLAGSMSMAAGEYVSVSTQRDSEKAALALERRELRDQPEAELEELTDLLEERGLSRDVAREAAEQLTERDALKAHARVELGIDPDALTNPWHAAWASFFAFTAGALLPLLAIVLPPADWRLPVTVGSVLVALAVTGWGSARLGAAEVRPAVARNAAGGALAMAVTYGAGALLGAAGV
- a CDS encoding amidohydrolase family protein, whose product is MTDQDPYLIISSDCHAGLPTEEYRPYLDARFHREFDEFLAGQGRRREEMTRLGIRNEAFASKWFLDNEEGLKGGWDSAQRLKELDGDGVAAEVVFPDADAVDSRTAAPFGVGLGLSGDQEPELGMAGAQAHNRWLADFVGENPERHCGVALLPITGEVVRVVAEVYRAKESGLGALMIPSMWVDKEPYHDRRYDPVWAAAAECGMPVVTHSGAAPRHEYGDHLGIFVSEVTWWPARPLWFLLWSGVFERHPGLKFGVAESGCWWLPNLLWFMDRLYLGAHGGKKLSPFAELTRPPHEYLDRQVFVCATNTKRRELAQRYEIGVDNILWGSDFPHPEGTWPDTRAWLSRTFHDIPVAETRRMLGLAAAEVFGFDTGKLAPLARRIGPTPAELGQSEDQSAVEESWARSREVGRHWLTDHDFPVLGVAP
- a CDS encoding caspase family protein, which translates into the protein MGESRQALIVAVPQYELSDRFEDLTDTVGRDVELMTAALRSSGYSVELIGVSPHEPALRSRIRSTISRVCATAPGDSTVLIHFTGHGLSVGNADYLVPADAQLTWATSPPQVAIDSLIGLDLAKLLQGCRADTVLLTVDACRDTAGADGPSYGGPTTNFPAWRDRVAVLFGCGPGQTCGSDAESGSHFSRALAEALHADTAPRTVADVITHTVRRTTEFARAAREEQTPTPHYAPSGPDVINDVELCAGRTLQEEWTLAVRDPELWASVQCGDERRAELQQALVRLTQECAKWRGGALAHVPDPWADDNYPVRVLSRGLRPLLAPSQTQGGPLLDAGEFALLAAAPFVREAIYAMGIRSVATIDPLRLDPAMGDAARDPERVDLEHTFAAHALLRRKGRELAGRGRAEDAEAVAAWLVHRHVSGKEELWDTYAPQLLAPLAKVMIGADAAPARLGELTDELVRVCRQTAVAPAQPYQGERERADTRWRLDELVRPDSTAERWRPRELSWLIGVAGLLGGDLRQLPGVLVDNIGITDGLSPAQALQSMRELRWSRDRHSKALDLDLPCPHPAVHAALEALTQWTDDAVQRIRAHTAPAEPAELLTHLPERVTCRKLRPQYDITTRSDAYGMPLMRFALAEDEMRELLMGTHLYGDPALALRELYQNALDACRYREARVRYGELGRKIVRSWEGEIVFRQGVDDEGRPYVECEDNGVGMGHETLRGTFSRAGRRFEQSREYRREQANWRRADPDLRIYPNSRFGVGVFSYFMLADEISIWTRDTDEYGREDPSGGLRVDIASSGSLFRIRKNDEAQARGGTKVRLYLQADGIDVAGELGKHIWRSDFAMRVENEGETVRTWEKKALYYFGDHTRPVPAGKDMWWVEGRGCLLADGVQVDAGDMLGEEERTAYAWLRKDRREPYVYDPDEPNGRRRTDTSPFGCVVDLRENHAPDISTNRTRLLSYDRAWVVDRILESSADFEAPEWITMEWLWAFATWHPEGAVRITERLLAADARITSRLGWDRSTVIEFRKVGVFPLDSGLVALKREYGEPGALSSLSSREESLLAWRVGALRSVGIEIGVRMRELAVPETVAGYPGPQAWEARLGRDQARAFDAVRRAALEDRSDEILTLGDLWRRLRRYAIAGLEMPAVTGFDAAHAMTLDATDCVLLMGPRRYFGALLDPDFGREEVDVLSVLSRFSTQHGLPIGEALGRARRFAAAGFPLTIPETVAEPPETQVATREELAVLAWHFRFVQSGEPPRGRVPSVEDYEEVLRRYAWLGVTPVALPEHVEETGPKVSPPRSRYFSPTEEAREEFQRSLGMSWFDDISELSLRQLARASGMLSLPVDRVVARYEGVLTAQSVRIPDYGDLADRVFSRLDSDLLGAAVPGYSRAGGGAACPAPLLETAYAVRKVQETAEQVAESLRGLAADGLVDPGAPALVERWRDISQSDWDLLPAPDHRGRGLYRYPKVGASMVVDGEIHGPYALLAAAHAGMPLGSVIARLLAVGPLVGLAASGPALPASLAEVRPTTADIEACCVPDSGTPDWFTDSVPVRLVHHALSTSGTLGESMAVLSRYAPLGGPWREPADEGQGRSGHGDGFADWREHRPTQHDKALFDADLVGARPAGRALFDADLVGARPAGPLELLRVAARFGWRIDHAWDRLAVYRPFGLELLVERPEFDAVPTWQDLILLTEHYTGSAPALGGQVTAERIAVTARELEQPTRWVHDRLALYASLFGLALPAECPAEPAPTPIPRPYRDHTE